A window of the Mesorhizobium opportunistum WSM2075 genome harbors these coding sequences:
- a CDS encoding ABC transporter ATP-binding protein, protein MAGTTLLDIKGVQTYYGNIRALNGVDVTVREGEIVALIGANGAGKSTLMMTIFGAPRARSGTITFAGTDITQMPTHEIARMRIAQSPEGRRIFPRMTVMENLQMGASLDNLKHYDEDVEKVFTLFPRLKERIAQRGGTLSGGEQQMLSIGRALMARPKLLLLDEPSLGLAPLIVKQIFDAIRELNRTQGLTVFLVEQNAFGALKLATRGYVMVNGNVTMSGTGKELLANPEVRAAYLEGGHH, encoded by the coding sequence ATGGCCGGGACAACGCTCCTCGATATCAAGGGTGTGCAGACCTACTACGGCAACATCCGGGCGCTGAATGGTGTCGACGTCACCGTCAGGGAGGGTGAGATCGTGGCGCTGATCGGCGCCAACGGCGCCGGCAAGTCGACGCTGATGATGACCATCTTCGGTGCGCCGCGCGCCCGCTCGGGCACGATCACCTTCGCCGGCACCGACATCACCCAGATGCCGACGCACGAGATCGCGCGCATGCGCATCGCGCAATCGCCGGAGGGGCGCCGCATCTTCCCGCGCATGACGGTGATGGAAAACCTGCAGATGGGCGCCAGCCTCGACAACCTCAAACATTACGACGAGGACGTCGAGAAGGTGTTCACGCTGTTCCCGAGACTGAAGGAGCGCATCGCCCAGCGTGGCGGTACGCTGTCGGGCGGCGAGCAGCAGATGCTGTCGATCGGACGCGCGCTGATGGCGCGGCCGAAACTGCTGCTGCTCGACGAGCCGTCGCTGGGGCTGGCGCCGCTGATCGTCAAGCAGATCTTCGACGCCATCCGCGAGTTGAACCGCACGCAAGGGCTGACGGTGTTCCTGGTCGAGCAGAACGCGTTCGGCGCGCTCAAGCTCGCCACGCGCGGCTACGTCATGGTCAATGGCAATGTGACGATGAGCGGCACCGGCAAGGAACTGCTCGCCAATCCGGAAGTGCGTGCCGCCTATCTCGAAGGCGGACATCATTGA
- a CDS encoding DUF6867 family protein encodes MQGILYEEPSIWQFFFVTCLLGGWAAWMTGKASAQTWRSFIQLFAYLLGLGIGIRFIHHALFDGTMFSLHYYIVDTIVLMILGFVGYQYTRTNQMVTQYNWLYERASILSWKPKG; translated from the coding sequence ATGCAAGGCATTCTCTATGAGGAACCGTCGATCTGGCAGTTCTTCTTCGTCACCTGCCTGCTCGGCGGCTGGGCTGCCTGGATGACCGGGAAGGCGAGCGCCCAGACGTGGCGCAGCTTTATCCAGCTGTTCGCCTATCTGCTGGGGCTCGGCATCGGCATCCGCTTCATCCATCATGCGCTGTTCGACGGCACGATGTTCTCGCTGCATTACTATATCGTAGACACAATCGTGCTGATGATATTGGGCTTCGTCGGCTATCAATACACACGAACCAACCAGATGGTCACACAGTATAATTGGCTCTACGAAAGAGCTTCGATTTTGAGCTGGAAACCGAAAGGTTGA